The sequence GATTAAAATGTCGTTTAAAACCGTGATAAAACCCATTAGAAAGAATAGCGCTGTCAAACTCCCCAGCGCCAAAGTGTTAGAAGTTTTTTGCATACCTTCTCCTTTTTTATTGAGTTGATATAATAATAATGATATTACAATTATTTTAAGATAATAATCTGTCTAAATAAAGAAAAAGAGGCATGAAATGAGTAAAAAATGCAAAGCCCATTAAAAAGAGCTTAACGAAAGATAAATACAGAAACAGAAATGATGCAGAGAATGATGATGCCTGAATTGAGCGCTTTGAAGTCTTTTTGAACCAATTTGATGATACTATAAGACAAAAAGCCAAAGGCTAAGCCATCGGCAATGGAGAAGGTTAAAGGCATCATCACCACGGTTAAAAAAGTGGAAACGCTAATGGCCATGTCTTTAAAATTCACCCCCTCTAACACGCTAAACATCAAAACCCCTACTACCACTAGCACCGGATAAATCGCATTGCTAGGAATAGCTTTTAAAAGAGGCAAGCAAAAGAGCGTTAAAACAAAAAATAATCCGGTAAAAACCGCTGTCAGCCCTGTGCGGCCCCCCTCTTCAACCCCACTCGCGCTCTCTATAAAAGCTGTCGTAGTAGAAACGCCCACCACCGCGCTCCCTAAAGAAGCTACCGCATCCGCTTCTAAAGTCTTTTCCAATTCCTTGTTTTTTTCTTCATCATTGAAAAAATCAGTCTTGTGGCCAATCCCTGCAAGCGTGCCTAAAGAATCAAACAAATCGGTTACAAAAAAAGTGATGATGACTGGCACTAACGCTAAAGTGAAAGCCCCACTCGCATCAAAAAAAATACCCTTAAAGTCTAATTGAAAGGCGATAGGGCCAATGCTAGCGGGCATGGAAAAAAACTCGCTAGGGTAAGGGGCTAGCTTTAAAATCCATGC is a genomic window of Helicobacter pylori oki112 containing:
- a CDS encoding NCS2 family permease; its protein translation is MGFFKLKEHNTNIATEFRAGLTTFITMIYIVPLNALILSQANMPYEALLSATAIITILSSVFNGLWANTPIAMSVGLGLSAYFSFGLVQGLKLPWQSALGIVALSGAIFVILSFTKFRSWVMRSIPSDLRRAVSAGIGAFIAFIGLKEMHIVVTHKATLVTLGDFGDPHVLLGVVGIILTFALYTLKIRGSFIIAVLITSILAWILKLAPYPSEFFSMPASIGPIAFQLDFKGIFFDASGAFTLALVPVIITFFVTDLFDSLGTLAGIGHKTDFFNDEEKNKELEKTLEADAVASLGSAVVGVSTTTAFIESASGVEEGGRTGLTAVFTGLFFVLTLFCLPLLKAIPSNAIYPVLVVVGVLMFSVLEGVNFKDMAISVSTFLTVVMMPLTFSIADGLAFGFLSYSIIKLVQKDFKALNSGIIILCIISVSVFIFR